Below is a window of Arthrobacter sp. SLBN-112 DNA.
TAGTCCGCCTCGGTGAGGTTGAGCCCGAACCCGCCGGCCTTGAGCGAAATCAGGAACACCGGGGCGCTGCCGTTCTTGAATTCGCTGACGACGTCGGCCCGGTTCCGGGTGCCGCCGTCGAGGTAGCAGTACTCGATTTCTTCCTCGTCCAGCCGCTCCCGGACCTTCCCCAGGAATCCGGTGAACTGGCTGAAGATCAGGGCCCGGTGCCCCTCCGCCACCAGGTCATCCAGCTGCTCGAACAGCACATCCAGCTTGCTGGAGCGGACGGCGGAGAGCGCAGGGTCCACCAGGGTTACGTCCAGGCTCAGCTGCCGCAGCAGCGTCAAGGACTGGAAAATGGTGAAGCGGTTCTTGTTGACGTCCTCGATCAGCCCCAGGATCTTTTGCCGCTCGCGCTGCAGGTGCGTCTGGTACACCTTCTGGTGCCGCGGGTTGAGCACCACTTCCAGGACCTGTTCCTGCTTGGGCGGCAGGTCCTTGATCACCTGGTCCTTGGTGCGCCGCATCATCAGCGGCCGGACCCTGCGCCGGAGCTTCTCGAGCTGGCCCTTGTCGCCGTTCTTTTCCACCGGCTTCTGGTAGTACTCTGCGAAGCGCTTGGGGCTGGAGAACAGGCCGGGAGCCACGATGGACGTCAGCGCCCAGAACTCCATCAGGTTGTTCTCCAACGGGGTACCGGTGATGGCCAGCTTGAATGCTGCCGGCAGTTTCCGCGCACACTGGTAGGCCTTGGACTGGTGGTTCTTCACGAACTGCGCCTCGTCCAGGACCAGTCCGGCCCAGGTGTGGGAGGCGTAGGCCTCGTAGTCGATCCGGAACAGGGCGTACGAGGTGATGACGATGTCGGCCCCGCCGAGAGCCTCGGCCACGTCCTGGCCGCTCTTCCCGAACGTCTCACCGACCGTGCGCACGGTCAGGCCGGGGGCGAAGCGCGCGGCCTCGAGGGCCCAGTTGCCCACGACGGTGGTGGGTGCCACCACCAGGAAGGGCGCGACGGCGGCCGGCCTGGTTCCCACCGCCACGGTACCGGTATCCCCGGGCGCGAGCCCGGTGTTCCCGGACCCAAGTCCGGGCTCTCCGGATGTAAGCCCGTGGTCCTTCGCGGCGCACATCAGCGCCAGCGCCTGCACGGTCTTGCCCAGGCCCATATCGTCGGCCAGGACCCCTCCCAGGCCGTGCTTGTACAGGAAACTGAGCCAGTTGTAGCCCTCCAGCTGGTACGGGCGCAGCTCGGCGTTCAAGGATGCGGGCAGCGGCAGGCCGTCCACGCCACCCTCCAGGAGTCCGCCCACGGCCGAGCGCCAGGCGGCTGCCTGCTGGTCCACGATGCCCAGCTGCGCCAGCTCGTCCCAGAGCCCTGCCTGGAAGCGGCTGATCTGCAACGGTGCATCCTTGTTGTCCTGCAGCGAACGGGCTTCCTCGATCAGTGCCCGCAGCTGGTGCAGTTCCGGCAGGTCGAGCGAGAAGTAGGCGCCGCTGGGCAGCAGCATTTTGGTCTGCCCCGAGGCGAGCGCTGAGAACACGGCCGCGAAGGAGACGGGCTGGCCTTCCAGGGAAATCTGGATGCCGAGGTCGAACCAGTCCCGCTGCTCAGTGGCCTTGGTGGAGATGGACACCACGGGCGCTTCCTCGGCTTCGCGGTAGTCGGCGATCTCGCCCACCGTTTCCACGTCCACGTCCGGTGCTTCCCGCAGCCGGGGCAGCACTTCCTCGGTGAACGCCAGCGTATCCAGGCCCTTGAGCTCCACCGACGCCGCCAGGCGCGGAGTGCCCCAGCCGTCGGTGGCGGACTCGCCCAGGGCTGCCACCGTATCCCAGGGCTGGCCGATACCTTCCAGGATGCGGGACTCGGCGGTGTCGTCCCGGTAGCCCTGATCGCCCGGGTGCCGCCACAGCGGCTGCGCCGTAACCAGTTTCCCGGTGCGGTAGTGCCACTCCCAGTGCAGCCGCACCCGGTGGTCCGCCCCGTAATTGGCCAGCAGGGACAGGGTGGGAACGGCCAGCTCGGGAAGCTCGACGGACTCGTCCCGCGCCGTGACCCGGGCGGCCTGCTTGAGCTTCGGGTAGAAACCCGTGAGGAACCGGGACTCGTCCTTGGCCGGAATGTGGAGCGTGCTTCCGGCCGTGACGAACGCGAGGAGCTCCTCGCTCAGCCCGTTCTCCAGCGGCGCCAGCGTAATGGCGCCGTCCGGATCCGGGACACCTGGCAGCGCGGCCTCCCCGGACGTGAAGAAGAGGCCGTGCGCGGGCCGGCCGATGGTGCCCACCGCCGCCGGATCAACCTCTTCCCCCGCCACGGTGATGGTGGGGGACAACTCCAGCCCGGCGTCGGACACTGCAGTGCTGGAACCTGCGGTGCCGGACCCGGCAGTTCCGGACGCAGCGGGTTCGGAAGCCGCATTGGACCCGGCGGAATCCGCCGCGGGAGGCTGGCCCGCCGGGGCCCCGAGCCTGCTCAGGGAAAGCCCGACGGCGGCGGGGGCGTCCGCGACCCGGACCGGCTCGGTGCCGCGCGAGTGGACCAGGGCAAGCCCGATCTTTCGAGCATCGGAGAGCAGGCTCCACAGGTTCTTCCCGGCGTAGGAGTTCAGGCCCAGCCACAGGCCGGAAGAATTGTGCATCCGGCTGGCGGACGCTGAGTGCCCGGCCAGGAACTCCTGCATCCACTCCACGTGCGCCTGGTTCGATTCGCGCCGGAAGTTCAGGTAGCTCAGGGTGTTCCAGGAAACGTCCCCGCGGATCCATTTACCCTTGGCGCCCATGATGACGGGCCGGACCTTGAGCTGACGCACGCCGCGCACCGGGTCGCGGCGGCCGGTGTAGGAGAAGTGCGGCGGCGGTTCCTCCACCTCGAACTGCAGTGCCAGCGGAACACCGCTGGTGGAAGGGCCGGTGCCGGGCTGGGAAATCAGCGGGCTGAGGGCTTGTTCCCAGTCCGAGAGGGCTGCGGAGGGAGCGCGGGACACCTGCGTGGACGTGGACGGGGCCAGTAGCTGCATGCGAATGGCCGGGTTGTCCTCCGCCGCGAAAAGCAGGGCCGCCACATGCTTGCAGTCCTTGCGGACGGGGCAGCTGCAGACTCCTACGGTGCAGCTCCAGCCGCCTGCCTTGCGGACCAGCTTGGCGGTGGTGGAGTACGGAACTTCCGCCCCGCCCCGGACCTTGCCCAGCATGAGCCCGGTGCCGGCGTCGAACGACATGCCCGAGACCCTGCTGGCCATGGCATACGCCAGCCCGGCCGCGAGGGAGCGGTCGTTGATGGCGGGTGTCTGTATTGCCAGTGCCGCACTTTCGTCCGGTTGGGATGGCATGGTGCGCGCTACTTTCAGCAGGCCACGGCGGAGCCGGGTCCGGTGGGTGGTTATCTGATCCATCTTAGTTCGCCCGGCAGCAGGCCCATGTCCCGTCTTCTTTCCGGGCGGCCTCGAAAACTTCGCTTGACGTTCACTTCCTCCTCGACGCTGCCGTGAACTGGCCCCCGTAGCGTGAAAAGCGTCCGGAGCACCACCATCCCAGCAGCGAGGATTTCCATGATCACCACGCCCCAGCCCGTCGTCCTGACCAGCAGCAGCATCGAAGCGAGCGATGAGGAGACGGTGCAGGCCAACGTCACCGTCATCGACGCCATGCACACTGCCCTGCTCCACACCGGGGAGATGTCACCGGTGGCGGTCCGCAGCTACTACGTCGATTTCTACCTGACGCAGGCGCTGGAAGGCGGCTTCGCGCAGTACGCCTTCCTGGCCCTTGACCGTGCCGCTACGGACACGCTCATCCGCGAGGGCATGGCGGGCATGGGCGCCACAGCACACCTTGAACTGTTCAACCGCGCCGTCGAATCCTACGATGCACTGTCCGAGGAGGACACGGAGCTTTACCTCGACGGCAGCGTCGATGACGGCGGCGACGTTCCCGACGGCGTCCTCCGGATGGAGGAGCTGGACGGCGAGTTCGAGGAACTGCTGGAGCAGGAGAACATCACGGCCCTCAATGCCGGCTGGCTGCGACGCCAGGCAGACCTCGTGGTGCTCGATGACGAGGAAGTCGGCCCGTACATCCAGGGCCTCGTTGCCCACATCCCGGACCTGCCCGAACGCCGTGCACAGGCTGAAGCCGAAGCACTCGAGGATGCTCCGGACTTCGAAGTGATCATCCGCGAGCTGTGCGACATTGCCGGCTACGGGCTCACGAAGATCACCATGGGCGACCCCAACTACATTCACGACGGCGAAAAGACGCTGGCGTGGCACTTCAGCACCGACAACGGCGACTTCCTCATGGTGGAGGAGGAGGACGAGGCGTTCATGATCAACCCTGAGACCCAGGAAATCGTCGCGGCCGTGGAATTCGAGGACGCAGACCTGGTCGAGGCCTAGCAGCCGCGGCCGGCCGCTCCGGTACTGGCGCGGCCGGCGGAACTTCTCAGCGGACTCGGGACGGGGCGGCAGCAGCGGATCAGCTGCCCCGCCCCTTCCCGCGATGTGGCCGAAAAAGAAAAAACCAGGCACCCGTAACCTCCGCGCCGTCTCCGGCGATGTAGTCAGTGATGGGTCCGCCCGCCGGGCCCAATCGGACGTGTTGTCTAGGTTTGGAGAAGTTAAATGTCTGTGTTCACCGTGCTCGCCACCAGCAAAGTCGCCGCCGGAGTCCTGGCTGCAGGAACCCTGGCCGTTGGAGGAACCGGCGCCGCCGCCATCTCGGGCGTCCTGCCCACCCAGGCCCAGCAGACCGCCCACGAAGTCTTCGGCGCGCCGGCCCCCAAGCTCGGCGCCGACGCCGCAGCCAACGCCCAGGCCACCCCGGCGCCGACCGCCACCGCCGCTGTTTCCGACGCCCTGAAGACCGCTGACGCTTCCGCGGACGCCAGCGCCAAGGCTTCCGGCACCGCTACGGCAAGCGACGAGAAGGTTTCCGCCAACACCACCGCCTCCGCAGCAGCCAAGACCGCTGTTGACGCAGCCGGTCCGGCTGCCTTCGGCCTCTGCACCGCCTTCGCCAATGGCGGACTGAACGCTTCCTCGCAGGCCTTCTCCTCCCTGTCCATCGCCGCCAAGGGTGACGCGAACATCAAGAGCTACTGCGCCGACGTCGTAGCCAAGGCCGACGTGGCCGCCAAGGCCGACGCCGCAGCCAAGGGTTCCGCATCGGTTGAGGCCGACAAGCCCGAGGTTCCGTCCGCACCTGCCGTGCCCGCTGTCCCCGCCGTTCCGGGCGCCGACGGCAACACCACCGTTCCCGCCGTTCCGGCCGTTCCCGCCGTTGGCGGCAACACCGCCCACGCTCCTTCAGTTTCGGTCCGCTAAGGCAGTTGGCTAGTCTGGATTGCGGCTGCGGCCGCAGTCCGGGCAGCCGGGCGGGGTGCGCATGCCTGGGACAGCACCCTGAACAACCCGCAACAAGGGAGCCGGAAAACCACGGGAACTGGCAGTCCGTACCGGAAACCGGGAAAAGGCGAGAGTCGGATCCCGGGATGGAGGAGCCGCTGGTGCTAGACACTTTGGCCCAAGAAGAGTTCGACATATTCGACAACGCAGCCGGAACGGATCCGGCCGCGTTGTTCGCTGCTGCCTACAGAACTTTCGCCGGCCCGGTGCAGGGGTACCTCAAAGCACGCGGACTTGATGATCCCGAAGCCGTCACCCAGGACGTCTTCATGGCGTTCTTTCCCAGGATCGGCAACCTCACAGGCGGGCTGCAGGGCGCCAAGTCGCTGATCTTTTCCATCGCCCACGCCCGCATGGTGGACCACTACCGCCGGCTGGAGCGACGCCCGCAGCTGACACCGTACGACCCCCAGCATGACGGCCGGACAACCCCGTCCGCGGAGGACCACGCCGTCGAATTAACCGGCGGGGCCGCAGCCATGCTGGAAGGGCTCAGCGAAGAACACCAGGAGGTCCTGGCCCTTCGCGTCGTGGCGGACCTGTCCATCGAACAGGTGGCCGCCATCATGGGCAAGAGCGCCGGAGCCATCAAGCAGCTCCAGCGCCGGGCCCTGCAAAACCTTAAGGCACAAACGCTCAAGAGAAACCAGGCGAATCATGAGTGACACCGCAGGATCCCGCAACGACGGGGTGGTCGACCAGCTCCTGCTGGAGGCAGGCCTCGGCGACGACGGCCAGCTCCGTGACGCCCTGCTCGACCTGCGTTCGCTGGCAGCCAGGGCCCCGGCACCTTCAGCCGACATCGCCGCCTTGATGTCCGGTGCGTCCACTGGCGCCCCCGCCACCACGGTGCTTCCCGCCGCCGCACCCGCGGAAACATCGATGCTTCCCACCGGGAAACCGGCAGACGAACTGGCCGCGCGCCGCAAGGCCAAGCGCCGGATCACGCTCACCACGCTCTCCGTTGCCGCCTCCCTCGCGGCCGGCGGCGCCGTCGCCGCTGCCTCCGACCAGGGATTCCGTGACTCCTTCAGCCAGTTGAACCACGCGGTCACCTCCTTCGTGACCGGTTCCACCGCCGCCCCCGCAGGCAAGAAGGGCGGGGAAGCGCCCGTGCCGGGTCCCGCGGCGACGCGGCCCGCGGCGACCAGCCCGGAGGCCGTTCCCGCGGCACCCGCAACCGCCCCGGCACCCGGCGGCGTGGCGTCGTCGTCCGCTGCTGCCCGGCCGGGCAGCACCCCCACCCATGGTTCGTCCGCTTCACCGGCCCAGAAGCCGGCCGGGGTGCCGGCGGAACCGTCACTGCCCACGGACGTCCCCGGGGATGTCCGGAAGGGCCTGGAGCAGGCGCCCAAACTGCCGGTTCCCGTTCCCACCGAAATCCCGCTCCCCGGTAAAGCGACGGACGCGCCCCAGAAGTAGGCCCTGGCCGCATTCGGACGTCAGGTCAGTAGGCCTGCCCCGCCGCCTTGGCCATAGCCCCTGACGGATCGGACAGGAACCACACGCCGCCGATCCCTTGGCCCAGGGTGTCACCGGGTTTGGTGTCCTTGGCGAAGTAGTACAGGGGCATGCCGTTCAGCGTCACCTGCTTCTTGCCGTCCGCGCCGGTGATGGTCCCCAACTTCCCGGTGATTCCCTCAGCAGTGGGCGTCCCGGACGTGGTGGTCAGCGGCGGCCATTGGACCAGGCAGGAGCCCGTGCATGCGCTGGTGCCGGAGTCCTTTGTGTCCTTGGTGAAGAGATAGAGGCTCATTCCCTTTCCGTCCACCACAATGCTGCCCGCCGCTGAGGAGGACGCCGTCTTAAGCTCGACGGCGGCACCCGCCTGCGAGGATGACGCTGCGGAAGAAGCCGACGAGGTGGCGGCTGAGGAAGCCGCGGTGCCCGTGGCCGGACTGGTGGCGGCGGGTGCGGTGCCGGAGCTGCTGCCGCAGCCGGCGAGGGCTGCGGCGAGGGCCAGGATGGCGAGGCCCGGCCCGGGATGGTGCTTCATGGTGTGCTCCCTTGGCTGGATTATTTCTTGGTAGGGCCCGGCGTCGGATGACCGGACGCTAACCCCTACGACGCTTCCGGGTGAAGAATGGTTCACAGGCCTGCCGAATGTACGGAACGGAGAATGCACCGGGCCCTCGAGACTTGGGGACATCGACCAGAAGGGGCTGGAACACTCCGGTTGAACCGTTTCCGGCCCGCCGGCGTCGTAACAGCAGGAAGCGGAGTGTTTCGGCGACGGGCCGGGTGACGGGAGGAGTGGGATGCCGCTCGATGACAGCGTGGTGGAGGCGATCTACCGCGAGCACGGCAGCGCCCTGCGCCGTTTCGTGCTCAGCGCAACCCGGGACCCGCAGATCGCGGAGGACGTGGTCCAGGAAACCGTGCTCCGCGTCTGGCAGCACGCCCCGGACATCAACGGGAGCTTCCGCAGCTACCTGTACCGCACGGCCAGGAACGTCATGATCGACAACTATCGCAGGAGCCGGCGCCGGCCGGCCGAGGCCTTGGGAAGTGGCCTCGCAGATCCCGTCGAGGTTGTGGGACGCGTTGACGAAATGCTTAACCGGGTTTTGATGGAGGAAGCGCTCTTGCGGCTGAGCAAGGAACACCGCGAGGTCCTGGTGGCCCTGCACTACCGCCGGTTTACGGTCAACGAGGCAGCAGTCCAGCTCAATATTCCCAGCGGCACGGTCAAGTCCCGCGCCTACTACGGGCTCCGGGCACTGCGAACCATCCTGGACGAGATGGGGGTGGAGCGGTGAGCACCAACCAGCACCACCTGCTCGGCGCCTACGTCCTGGGCGGCCTGGATTCCCAGGACCTCGCCCTCTTCGAATCCCATCTCCAGGATTGCGCTGCCTGCCGAAAGGAACTGGCCGCGCTGGAAAAGGTACCAATGCTCCTGGACGCCCTCCCCGTCCCGGACGCCCTGGCGCTCACCGCCGCACCCGGCGGCAGCGAAGACGCCGGGAACAACGTTCCCGTCCGCCTTTTCGACGAACTGTCCCGCCGGCGTCGAACCTTACGACGGCGGTGGGTGGCTTTGGCCGGCGCCATTGCGGCCGCGTGCTTGGCAGTGGGCCTGGCCGTGGGGCCGCTGCTGGTCAGGCCGCCGCAGCCGGATGCCACCTACTCCGTGGCCTCCGGGAACGGGCTGCAGGTCCACATCGACATGGCACGCAAAGCCTGGGGAACCGAGCTCGCGGTGAGCGGCAGCAGCCTGCCCTCGGACGGGACACTCTCACTATGGGTCCGCGACCGTGCCGGCGGGGAGGACCGTGCCTGCGCCTGGTCGGCCACCCCCACCGGGAAAGTCAAGGTCACCGGGGCAACACCCATCCAGCTGGGCAGCATTTCCAGTGTGGAATTGCGCGACGGCGCCCAGCACGCGGTGGCGGTGATTACGGTTCCCTAGGACCTGCCGGCTTGTTCTCCAGTGCCCGGAATTCGGCCACCAGGGCCTGGTCCTCGCAGGCGCGGGCGAAAGCTTCGATCCGCCGTTCGATCTCGTACCCCAGCAGCCGGCTGCCGATCCGCTCCATCGCGGCCCGGAGCACAGCCGGCCGGCACGAAAACGTGTACTTCCAGACTGCCCTTGTGCCGTCGTCGTCCGCGGTGAAGCGCCAGCCACCGCCGAAATTCGCGAAGAACCACGGGCCGGACACCATGGTCATGCCGACGCTGCGCGGTGGCGCGTAGGAGACGTACTGGCTGACCATGGACAGGCCCAGCCGCGACCTGGTGCGGGTGCGGACGCCCTTCCCCGGAGCGTGGGCGCCGTCGAGGAAACCCTGCGCGGAGATGAAGGGGTCCCATTTGAGCCGGAAGGTGCCGGTGGTCTGGGAGAAGGCGAAGGCAGTCTCCGGATCGATGCGGATAAAGCGCTCGGCACGTACCTGGGGCATCCTTCAACCCTAACCACCCGTACTGCCGGTTACTTGCTCATTTTGGCCAACCGGGCGCGCATCACCATGTACGCGCCGTAGCAAATCAAGCCTGCTCCCACCGCGGCCAGGAGATAGGGCCCGAGGGGTTGGTCGCGGAGGGCGCGCAGGCCGCCGTCCAGGCCGGTGGAGTCCTCCGGGTGCTGCTTCACCGTGGCCACGACGATCAGCAGGCCGGCGAGCAGCAGTACCGTTCCCTTCGCGACGTAGCCGGCCACTCCCAGTGCGGTGACCGCCGTCCTCGCCGGGCCGGGAGAGGGCATCCGCAACTGCTTCTGGAAGGACTTCTTGGGTCCCCTGATGCCGTACGCCACGCCCGCGACAGCCACCGCCAGGCCGATCACCACCAGCAGCGCCACACCGCCGGGCGCCACCATCATGGAAACGGTGAAGTCACTGGTGGCCTTGCGGTTGTCGCCGCCGGTGCCCGTGCCCGTGACGAAGTGCCACAGCGTCAGGGCAAGCACGGCATAGACGACGGCCTGCAGGGCGGCCTTGGCCTTGTTCTTGGCTTTCTTCTTGGTGGGCTGGTGGTTGAAATCGAAGATCGCATCGCTTGTCTGCCACAGCGACAAGGCGGCGCAAGCGGCGAAGCTGCCCCACAGCAGGAAGGGGCCAACAGGCATGGTGGCCAGTTCGGCCACGGCGCCGCTGAAATCGGCGCTGCCGGTGCCCCCCACGGCGAGCCGGATGGCGATCGCACCCACCAGCAGGTGCAGGATGCCGCTGACCGCAAAACCCAGCCGGGCAAGAATCTCAAGCACACGCGAATTCGTGACGTCTTCGGCCTTGTCAACGGCCTGCTGCAACTCTTTTTTGATCGTCGTTCCTTTGGACAAGCGCAGTAGAGCGCTGGTGTGCGTGCCCTTCTTACAATGGCAATCGTGCCACGCGGGCCCGGTCCGGAACAGCCGGCCCCGCAGCGGCCGGCGCGGGCTGCCTGCCGCCAAGCGATGGCCGGTGCAGGTGCTGCCGCCGTGCGGGCCCCGGGTTCGGGATACGGGGATGGGGAGGGATCCCCATCGCCGGGTCCGGCACCCTGTGCAACCATAAGGACCAGCGATCCACACGCACCGCACACTTTTCCGGGGGAAACCATGACTTTTTACGGCGCTGACGTCAGCCAGTTGCGGGCTCTGGCCAAGGCAGCGGACCAGGCGGCGTCCCTTTTGAGCAGCCGGGCCGGCACCCTGCACAGCCAGATCCAGTCCGCTCCGTGGAAGGGGCGGGACGGTGAACTTTTCCGCCAGGAGTGGAGTGGAAGCCACCGGCCCAGCCTGGACAAGGTGGTGGCCAGCCTGCGGGAGAACTCCAAGATCCTGATGCGGCAGGCCGACGAGCAGGAAAAGGCCTCCACCGCCGGTTCAGGCGGATCCGGGACCAGCACCTGGGACCGGCTCACCTCGCTGGCCGCGCAGGCCCGGGAATGGCTGAAAGAGAAAGCGGAGGCGGCCAGGGCGGCAGCCGAACACCGTAAGGAACTTGAAGCCGGGCTCGAACGCATGGTCAATGCCAGCCCGGAAGAGCAGGCCAAGTGGTGGGACAGCCTGTCAGCGGCGGACCGCAAATACCTGATTGAGGGCGAAGGCAGCGATGGGCCCTTCGCCGAGGACCTGATGCGCATGGACGGCGGCATTCCCGCAGCCGCGCAGCAACTGGCCAAGCAGCACCTGCAGGAGCTTGCCAAGGCGGACATCCCGATCTATTCGGAGACCGGCAAGGCCTCCATCGAGGCCAGGGTGGCCTGGGTCCACGGCGGCGCTGAAGTGGGCACGGAAGTGGTGGAGAACGCCGACGGCTCCGCCACCATGAAGGTGTACGGAAACATGGGCCTGGGCGTCAACGATACCACCGGCACGGCGGGCGCCACCCTGACCGGGGAAGTCTCCCGTGAATACACGTTCGCCAGCGTGGAGGAGGCCATGGCGGCCCGTGAGCAGATGTACAAGGACCTGCCGCCGGACAGCATCAGCGACATCAAGGACGTGGCAGGCAACCCGCCCGGCTACATCCTGGACACCATCAACGACGCCGCCCACGACAACGGCTCCACCGGCCAGACGGACAAGGCCAAGGGAACCTTCTCACTGGAAGCCTCGGGCGAATCCGGCACGGCGTCCGGCTCGGCCAAGCTCGACCTTGCGTACGAGCGCAACCTGACGGACGGGACGTCAACGGCCAGCGGCGAGGTCTCGGCGCAGGGCAAGCTCAACCTGGACGGCCGTGTCTTCGAGGCCTCCGGCAAGGGCGGCCTGCAGGTCAACATGGACAAGGGCAACAACATCGATTCAGTATCCGTGTCCATGGACGGGACCGTCGCCCAGGGCGTCACCGAAGGCGTGGATGGGAAGGCCGCCAAGTTCGACTCCACCGTGACCGCGGGTACCCAGGGCACGGTCAAGATCAACGTGGATTACTCCCCGGAAAACCGGCCCGTCATCGACAGCTACCTGCGCAACGTTGCCCTCGGCAATGAGGCCGGTGCCGCCCGTGATGCCGCCAGGCTGTACGAGGCCGGCTCCGCCACCGTCCAGGTGAACTCGGTGGTCACCGCCACCAATGAGGCCGGATTCGACGTGAAGCTGGGTGAGGTGGAAGTGAAGACCGAGAACCAGTCAACCACCAACGTCTCCACGTACTATAAAGTCCCCAACGACACCAAGCTCGAGAGGCTCTGAAACCATGTCAGTGCACATCGAATCCCCGCTGGGCTTCACCGCAGACTTCCCCGAGCACACCCAGGTCCTGGACGACTCGTCGGCGGGCCCCAACAGCGAGCAGTACGGTCTGCTGGGCGGCGTCCTGGTCACCGTGATCAAGGACGACACTTCCGTGCAGGATGCGCCGCAGGCCAACGGCTGGGCACACCTGATGTCAGATTTCTACCGCGAGGAGCGCGGCGGCACCCTGCTGGCCGAAGGCGAGCTGAACCTGCCCGGCAAGTCCGCGTACGCCGTGGTGGTGGGTTATGACGACGCCGGCGGGTCGGCAAAGGTGGCAGCCACGGTTGGCGTGTGGGAAAGCGGACGGTTCATCGGCGTCGTGGTGATCTGGCCGTACCTGAACCCCGAGGCCGAGCCCAGGCTGGACATGCTCAAGGAGATCGTGGCCGCCATCAACGTCGGATAGCGCCCAACGCCGCACCGGTCGGTCACGCCTGCAGTTCAGCAGGCCAGCACGTCAGCGTCGGCGGTAGCAGAGGTCGAAGATCAGCCGGCCGGCTTCGTGGGCCTTCGCCTCGAAGCTGGTCCGGATCCTGCCTTCGAACCGGGGCGCCCAGCCGCCGGTTTCGTCCACGCCTTCGTTGGGACCGGTGTGCCCGGTGCTCACGGGCGCCCGTCCCTCCCGGACCGGTGCACCGCCTACCAGCGATTCGACGCCGGACTGCCACACCTGGGTCAGCGGGCTTTCGGGTCCGCGGCGCTCGCCGGTGTGCAGGTTTTCGAAGTCCGCTGAGCCCGCCATGACGTCCCTCACGTGGATGGCGTAGTTGGACCAGTCGGTGGCGATCCGGAACAGGCCGCCCGGTTTCAATGCCTTTGCCGCGAGGCCGGCGAACTCGGGCTGGATGAGGCGGCGCTTGTGGTGCCGTGACTTGTGCCACGGATCCGGGAAGAAGACCCACAGTTCGCTGACGGAGCCGGCGGGAAGCATGGTGGCCAGTACTTCCGGGGCGTTCGCCTCGACCACGCGGACGTTGGTCAGGCCCCGGCTGTTGATCTTGATGATGGTGTTGGCG
It encodes the following:
- a CDS encoding zf-HC2 domain-containing protein, whose translation is MSTNQHHLLGAYVLGGLDSQDLALFESHLQDCAACRKELAALEKVPMLLDALPVPDALALTAAPGGSEDAGNNVPVRLFDELSRRRRTLRRRWVALAGAIAAACLAVGLAVGPLLVRPPQPDATYSVASGNGLQVHIDMARKAWGTELAVSGSSLPSDGTLSLWVRDRAGGEDRACAWSATPTGKVKVTGATPIQLGSISSVELRDGAQHAVAVITVP
- a CDS encoding SRPBCC family protein, translated to MPQVRAERFIRIDPETAFAFSQTTGTFRLKWDPFISAQGFLDGAHAPGKGVRTRTRSRLGLSMVSQYVSYAPPRSVGMTMVSGPWFFANFGGGWRFTADDDGTRAVWKYTFSCRPAVLRAAMERIGSRLLGYEIERRIEAFARACEDQALVAEFRALENKPAGPREP
- a CDS encoding sigma-70 family RNA polymerase sigma factor, whose translation is MPLDDSVVEAIYREHGSALRRFVLSATRDPQIAEDVVQETVLRVWQHAPDINGSFRSYLYRTARNVMIDNYRRSRRRPAEALGSGLADPVEVVGRVDEMLNRVLMEEALLRLSKEHREVLVALHYRRFTVNEAAVQLNIPSGTVKSRAYYGLRALRTILDEMGVER
- a CDS encoding RNA polymerase sigma factor, which produces MEEPLVLDTLAQEEFDIFDNAAGTDPAALFAAAYRTFAGPVQGYLKARGLDDPEAVTQDVFMAFFPRIGNLTGGLQGAKSLIFSIAHARMVDHYRRLERRPQLTPYDPQHDGRTTPSAEDHAVELTGGAAAMLEGLSEEHQEVLALRVVADLSIEQVAAIMGKSAGAIKQLQRRALQNLKAQTLKRNQANHE
- a CDS encoding DUF1206 domain-containing protein yields the protein MQQAVDKAEDVTNSRVLEILARLGFAVSGILHLLVGAIAIRLAVGGTGSADFSGAVAELATMPVGPFLLWGSFAACAALSLWQTSDAIFDFNHQPTKKKAKNKAKAALQAVVYAVLALTLWHFVTGTGTGGDNRKATSDFTVSMMVAPGGVALLVVIGLAVAVAGVAYGIRGPKKSFQKQLRMPSPGPARTAVTALGVAGYVAKGTVLLLAGLLIVVATVKQHPEDSTGLDGGLRALRDQPLGPYLLAAVGAGLICYGAYMVMRARLAKMSK
- a CDS encoding DEAD/DEAH box helicase yields the protein MPSQPDESAALAIQTPAINDRSLAAGLAYAMASRVSGMSFDAGTGLMLGKVRGGAEVPYSTTAKLVRKAGGWSCTVGVCSCPVRKDCKHVAALLFAAEDNPAIRMQLLAPSTSTQVSRAPSAALSDWEQALSPLISQPGTGPSTSGVPLALQFEVEEPPPHFSYTGRRDPVRGVRQLKVRPVIMGAKGKWIRGDVSWNTLSYLNFRRESNQAHVEWMQEFLAGHSASASRMHNSSGLWLGLNSYAGKNLWSLLSDARKIGLALVHSRGTEPVRVADAPAAVGLSLSRLGAPAGQPPAADSAGSNAASEPAASGTAGSGTAGSSTAVSDAGLELSPTITVAGEEVDPAAVGTIGRPAHGLFFTSGEAALPGVPDPDGAITLAPLENGLSEELLAFVTAGSTLHIPAKDESRFLTGFYPKLKQAARVTARDESVELPELAVPTLSLLANYGADHRVRLHWEWHYRTGKLVTAQPLWRHPGDQGYRDDTAESRILEGIGQPWDTVAALGESATDGWGTPRLAASVELKGLDTLAFTEEVLPRLREAPDVDVETVGEIADYREAEEAPVVSISTKATEQRDWFDLGIQISLEGQPVSFAAVFSALASGQTKMLLPSGAYFSLDLPELHQLRALIEEARSLQDNKDAPLQISRFQAGLWDELAQLGIVDQQAAAWRSAVGGLLEGGVDGLPLPASLNAELRPYQLEGYNWLSFLYKHGLGGVLADDMGLGKTVQALALMCAAKDHGLTSGEPGLGSGNTGLAPGDTGTVAVGTRPAAVAPFLVVAPTTVVGNWALEAARFAPGLTVRTVGETFGKSGQDVAEALGGADIVITSYALFRIDYEAYASHTWAGLVLDEAQFVKNHQSKAYQCARKLPAAFKLAITGTPLENNLMEFWALTSIVAPGLFSSPKRFAEYYQKPVEKNGDKGQLEKLRRRVRPLMMRRTKDQVIKDLPPKQEQVLEVVLNPRHQKVYQTHLQRERQKILGLIEDVNKNRFTIFQSLTLLRQLSLDVTLVDPALSAVRSSKLDVLFEQLDDLVAEGHRALIFSQFTGFLGKVRERLDEEEIEYCYLDGGTRNRADVVSEFKNGSAPVFLISLKAGGFGLNLTEADYVFLLDPWWNPASEAQAVDRTHRIGQARNVMVYRLVAKDTIEEKVMALKTRKSQLFADVMEGDALAGGAITAEDLAGLFKD
- a CDS encoding protein tyrosine phosphatase, encoding MSVFTVLATSKVAAGVLAAGTLAVGGTGAAAISGVLPTQAQQTAHEVFGAPAPKLGADAAANAQATPAPTATAAVSDALKTADASADASAKASGTATASDEKVSANTTASAAAKTAVDAAGPAAFGLCTAFANGGLNASSQAFSSLSIAAKGDANIKSYCADVVAKADVAAKADAAAKGSASVEADKPEVPSAPAVPAVPAVPGADGNTTVPAVPAVPAVGGNTAHAPSVSVR